In one window of Pecten maximus unplaced genomic scaffold, xPecMax1.1, whole genome shotgun sequence DNA:
- the LOC117320201 gene encoding integumentary mucin C.1-like — translation MGPGTDSLFVILIIISGINKDAYVGNGVCAYTTSRSIVTSTAATSTSEYTTSIMTTSVSEPSTTTDGMTTSTPEPATTVDGMMTTSVTEPATTVDEMMTTSVTEPATTVDEMMTTSVTEPATTVNGMMTTSGPMTSAKVADAVTTDHGLNILSLFYTYVMKTYISTLVINTLPIDVIYIPQYNTPLYTQQRSNCMSAISH, via the exons ATGGGACCCGGAACAGACAGTCTGTTTGTAATTCTCATCATTATTTCAGGCATTAATAAAG ATGCATATGTGGGAAATGGTGTATGTGCTTACACTACGTCAAGAAGCATTGTAACATCTACTGCGGCAACATCCACTTCTGAGTACACGACGAGTATAATGACAACATCCGTGTCCGAGCCGTCCACAACAACGGATGGAATGACAACATCCACTCCTGAGCCGGCCACGACAGTGGATGGAATGATGACAACATCCGTGACCGAGCCGGCCACGACAGTGGACGAAATGATGACAACATCCGTGACCGAGCCGGCCACGACAGTGGACGAAATGATGACAACATCCGTGACCGAGCCGGCCACAACGGTTAATGGAATGATGACAACATCTGGTCCAATGACGTCAGCCAAGGTCGCTGACG CTGTGACCACAGACCACGGACTTAACATTTTGTCACTATTTTACACCTATGTGATGAAAACTTACATCTCAACACTTGTCATTAACACCTTacccattgatgtcatttaCATCCCACAATATAATACACCATTATATACACAACAGAGATCAAATTGCATGTCGGCCATTTCACATTAA